One Bombus fervidus isolate BK054 chromosome 7, iyBomFerv1, whole genome shotgun sequence genomic region harbors:
- the Cic gene encoding putative transcription factor capicua isoform X1 produces MHPAGVTTLPASTRHISAHSLLSTVRTREVVKMLTAHSEMHEKRDPLGSGQYGAGGGGGGSLIEEKSTPEQPPPPPAPPQRDPSDPTISAKKLPKKRKFDPSELEEMDKTSNVTRTINNIVNIRAPNMPLGQSGLVQQATLATRQSPQQQESDCYQVQVSSAHSVVVLPPQSTAVDYSVREESLRSRPRPATVAIDLSEWRDHRVLALRDSYYYPGVIRNVVQGEIYIEFDGERKLMRYTDILGAGRYDVIGDASPSVGQVTLDAKVCIRCPTSNNHIDAAKVFVKGTVCKILTKPKRFVVKIPREDDQSDSYVVKRADLRLVQPPWWDELEEGLEDCDSSRVEGIEHGYRNSSEPSTAVPILQLHHTSHHTSHISTHSDTGGYYRTTGTSPLMTLATSAHPATTALSNGSRPYDDLESEDDLDREDITFPSDADAKLSGSSKRSSMQSRGSTSSLVEQRSITPRSQAATPRSQAATPHRYKKGDVVATPSGVRKKFNGKQWRRLCSKEGCSKESQRRGYCSRHLSLKGSCLRGPTNTFTGGKMDGEETSRDSDTSPNYGDRRIAGRFDQDETEAANMLVSLGSSRSATPAFSSPTGQSSISPCINQSPVPPLGLNQNNVFMPISSPAHHATPLISPGAKWKHSPTQSTFLTQYQQQVIKPEPNRVVRSNRPAPTAPVPASIGTSVIRISPVSRGIPGSNLTLSWSEQSPPPRHPSVVTTIAQQQQGIILQHALTTNNGFSSHSEISEQNPQILKPSHSPHMPLSAPTPQNLTLLHKPLEQPVDYAQPQTQNQPIYVMQHQHEKKYLVIKNSMDVSAAGHINNQDDKYRPALMNHLGQLPATLHQTQCQPPQSPAVSSVHVDKLSVLQASKVATHASSHMDMQRSQPPPTSVVMTTTTEASNPPTPTSVFQHVIVQPAHLVQISKTQSSREENSKNNGVLYGNHDVPPAYQPHPPSLLNNAVRNWKKAFPWQTTVLDQSEVSPPPSALSPPLSAPPIPIGMSTPGEDGSGPGPDPITPAEEEDDDVFETEPTTPVEVEANANKRRSQSLSALHSKEPQSPLKTKDRIRRPMNAFMIFSKRHRAVVHQRHPNQDNRTVSKILGEWWYALGPEEKQKYHDLASEVKEAHFKAHPDWKWCSKDRRKSSTTSFKGSESRGKLNSTGEETDTGPPADDVPLTPRATDEITVPVTTVYNEAPTIDVINQSHTHRIMEMPLPLENTEPDLKQEEDGNASDEDQMVICEDPQPEIDLKCKDKLTDSDNDVQDDDAEKKCYTQSRFSPVSGQKREAMNVKQEVTCRPKPIKARIPSTGIETTTKYHHTSMDKGGSVSVLSSTYPYHSPVNPTGVSGFQPTGGAFITMPISPKVVKPEPVKNEQQYSTQYSMSNLVASIHENGRNMPKFTAAPVLHSIGSKPMMALFKQQQPLQSLGTILRPLTSAVPYQPSFTLTLLDNDLVAVSKPQQGSQYLGPTSPHPRMYCGFNIPISDAGNRNISSQGLVSGNKMETQSVIVSKPYSVSTTSTTSTYRGIGHSITRLAESEKGENQVGNNHAQFYVTNVKSDQERKDTVNILLPATNDKHKQPSTPHTPHTPLSNHGSAEISTNKSYSMDETQLNDIGPSKGPFMLAPTPAQLGRAPLQRRQSMAMPPTSTAGDHGPLVSQHCDNRPQTNTSQATEQIQQQQNFSESHASPSPSTKKGSFFKKNVEDGMDRVLEQVNFQEKFSSLPEFKPEDIQSPSAITINTAGSCGHGSVVTSGLHASNLQSSMQIQSYRKKSAQAPHRPTMNEDDIESDTSISATPKSTSSVKLTGNTFFGPDFNVDAYRTNTDLVGDVDASSPRTPKTPGGGAGNSVGIGRSENDRGHRKVLEQRRHLVMQLFQEHGYFPSTQATTTFQAKHSDIFPNKTSLQLKIREVRQKLKANSTPMSANSLVSPLPVSEPSPNITGPLTAPPTSMGAPHILPVSSSGS; encoded by the exons ATGCACCCAGCCGGTGTCACCACCCTCCCAGCTTCAACTCGCCACATTTCAGCACACAGCCTCCTCTCGACTGTACGGACT CGTGAGGTGGTCAAAATGCTGACTGCTCACTCTGAGATGCACGAAAAACGGGATCCCCTTGGGAGCGGACAATATGGAGCAGGCGGGGGTGGTGGAGGCAGTttgatcgaagaaaaatctACTCCGGAACAGCCACCCCCGCCGCCGGCGCCTCCTCAGCGGGATCCATCGGATCCAACGATCAGTGCTAAGAAACTTCcaaagaaacgaaagtttGATCCATCGGAGCTCGAAGAGATGGATAAAACCAGCAATGTAACGAGaaccataaataatatagtGAACATACGGGCACCGAATATGCCACTCGGTCAATCAGGTTTAGTTCAGCAGGCAACCTTAGCAACTCGGCAATCGCCGCAGCAGCAAGAATCCGATTGCTATCAGGTACAG GTATCCTCGGCACATTCGGTGGTAGTTTTACCGCCTCAAAGTACAGCAGTGGATTATTCTGTTCGAGAGGAATCTTTACGTTCTCGTCCTCGGCCTGCTACTGTTGCTATTGATCTCAGTGAGTGGCGCGACCACAGAGTGTTAGCTTTAAGGGATTCATATTATTATCCAGGTGTTATTCGTAATGTTGTTCAAGGAGAAATTTACATAGAGTTTGACGGAGAAAGAAAACTAATGCGTTACACTGACATTTTGGGCGCGGGGAGGTACGATGTGATAGGTGATGCGAGCCCTTCGGTTGGCCAAGTGACTTTAGATGCGAAAGTTTGTATTAGGTGTCCAACGTCAAACAATCATATCGATGCTGCTAAAGTGTTTGTAAAAGGGACAGTGTGCAAAATTTTAACCAAACCTAAGCGTTTTGTTGTTAAAATACCAAGGGAAGATGATCAGAGTGATAGTTATGTTGTGAAACGTGCGGATCTACGGTTAGTGCAACCCCCATGGTGGGACGAGCTAGAAGAAGGATTGGAAGACTGTGATTCTTCGAGGGTCGAAGGAATTG AACATGGCTATCGAAATTCTTCAGAACCTTCAACAGCAGTGCCAATTTTGCAACTTCATCACACTTCTCATCATACATCTCATATATCAACTCATAGCGACACAGGTGGTTATTACAGAACTACTGGTACTAGCCCTCTCATGACTCTAGCCACCTCTGCACATCCTGCCACTACAGCATTAAGTAATGGAAGTCGACCGTATGATGATTTAGAAAGCGAAGATGACTTGGATAGGGAAGATATTACATTCCCTTCGGATGCAG ATGCAAAATTGTCAGGCAGCAGTAAAAGAAGCAGCATGCAAAGTCGGGGAAGTACCAGTAGTTTAGTCGAGCAACGCAGTATAACTCCTCGTTCTCAAGCAGCCACGCCCAG ATCTCAGGCGGCAACGCCACATAGATATAAAAAAGGTGATGTAGTGGCTACACCAAGTGGAGTTAGAAAAAAGTTCAATGGTAAACAATGGCGCAGACTCTGTAGTAAAGAGGGATGTTCTAAAGAAAGTCAACGAAGGGGATACTGTTCTCGTCATCTTAGTTTGAAAGGTTCTTGTCTTAGAGGTCCAACCAATACCTTTACTGG TGGTAAGATGGATGGCGAGGAAACATCTCGAGATTCTGACACTTCTCCAAATTATGGAGATAGAAGAATTGCTGGTCGATTTGATCAAGATGAAACTGAAGCTGCTAATATGCTAG tttcCTTGGGAAGCTCTAGATCAGCAACACCAGCCTTTTCCTCGCCAACTGGACAATCTTCTATATCTCCTTGTATCAATCAGTCTCCAGTACCACCTTTGGGATTGAATCAAAACAATGTGTTTATGCCTATTTCAAGTCCTGCTCATCATGCAACTCCATTAATTTCGCCTGGTGCAAAATGGAAACATTCACCTACTCAATCTACTTTCCTTACTCAGTATCAGCAGCAGGTGATAAAACCTGAACCTAATCGGGTGGTTAGATCAAATCGACCAGCGCCGACTGCCCCAGTCCCTGCTAGTATAGGAACAAGCGTGATAAGAATCTCTCCTGTGAGTCGTGGAATACCTGGATCTAATTTAACTTTGTCATGGTCGGAACAAAGCCCACCGCCGCGGCATCCATCAGTTGTGACGACTATAGCTCAACAACAGCAAGGCATCATTCTTCAACATGCACTCACAACAAATAATGGCTTTTCCAGTCACTCTGAAATATCTGAACAAAACCCGCAAATATTGAAACCATCTCATTCACCTCATATGCCACTGTCTGCACCAACACCACAAAATTTGACTCTTTTGCATAAGCCTTTAGAACAACCAGTTGATTACGCTCAACCACAAACGCAAAATCAACCAATATATGTGATGCAACATCAACACGAAAAAAAGTATCTTGTGATCAAAAATAGTATGGATGTGTCTGCAGCAGGCCATATAAACAATCAAGATGATAAATATAGACCAGCATTAATGAATCACTTAGGTCAGCTTCCAGCAACGTTACATCAAACGCAATGTCAACCTCCACAGTCACCTGCTGTTTCATCCGTCCATGTTGATAAATTATCCGTTTTACAA GCGAGTAAAGTAGCTACACATGCATCATCTCATATGGATATGCAGAGATCGCAACCACCACCTACGAGCGTTGTGATGACAACCACTACTGAAGCTTCAAACCCGCCTACCCCAACAAGTGTCTTCCAGCATGTAATTGTACAACCCGCGCACTTGGTACAAATTTCTAAAACACAATCGTCTAGGgaagaaaattctaaaaataatgGAGTTCTGT ATGGCAACCATGATGTACCTCCTGCATACCAGCCCCATCCCCCATCATTACTGAACAATGCAGTGCGCAACTGGAAAAAAG CTTTCCCTTGGCAGACAACGGTACTGGATCAGTCAGAAGTAAGTCCTCCACCATCTGCATTAAGTCCACCTTTGAGTGCGCCTCCAATTCCAATTGGCATGAGCACGCCTGGTGAAGATGGATCTGGACCAGGTCCGGATCCTATAACTCCCGCTGAAGAAGAAGATGACGATGTTTTTGAAACAGAACCGACAACTCCCGTAGAAGTTGAGGCTAATGCTAATAAGAGACGCAGTCAGTCCCTTAGTGCATTGCATTCTAAAGAGCCTCAGAGTCCACTTAAA acTAAAGACAGAATACGCCGACCGATGAACGCATTTATGATTTTTTCTAAACGACATCGTGCAGTGGTGCATCAAAGACATCCGAACCAAGATAATCGTACTGTGTCCAAGATATTGGGAGAGTGGTGGTATGCTTTAGGTCcagaagaaaaacaaaaatatcatgATCTTGCATCGGAGGTGAAAGAAGCACATTTTAAAGCGCATCCAGATTGGAAATGGTGTAGCAAAGATAGACGGAAATCTTCAACGACAAGTTTCAAAGGTAGCGAATCCCGGGGGAAATTGAACAGTACTGGGGAAGAAACAGATACGGGACCACCGGCAGACGATGTACCATTAACGCCAAGAGCTACAGACGAAATTACTGTTCCCGTTACTACTGTATACAATGAAGCTCCCACGATcgat GTTATCAATCAGTCGCATACTCATAGGATAATGGAAATGCCTCTGCCACTTGAAAATACAGAACCTGATTTAAAACAGGAGGAAGATGGTAATGCATCAGACGAAGATCAAATGGTAATCTGCGAAGATCCACAACCTGAAATAGATTTAAAGTGCAAAGATAAACTAACAGATAGCGATAATGACGTACAAGATGACGATGctgaaaaaaaatgttacacaCAATCACGATTTTCACCTGTAAGCGGTCAGAAGAGGGAAGCAATGAATGTTAAACAAGAAGTAACCTGTAGACCTAAACCGATAAAAG CACGAATACCTTCAACAGGTATTGAGACAACAACAAAGTATCATCATACTTCTATGGATAAAGGAGGAAGCGTTTCGGTTCTATCCAGCACATATCCTTATCATAGTCCCGTCAATCCGACTGGAGTATCAGGTTTTCAACCTACTGGTGGGGCTTTTATTACCATGCCAATATCTCCAAAAGTTGTTAAACCAGAACCAGTGAAAAATGAACAACAGTATAGTACCCAATATAGTATGAGCAATTTGGTAGCAAGCATTCATGAGAATGGAAGAAATATGCCTAAATTTACGGCTGCTCCGGTATTACATTCC ATTGGATCGAAACCTATGATGGCTCTGTTTAAACAACAGCAGCCGTTGCAGTCTTTAGGCACTATTCTTCGCCCCCTTACTTCAGCTGTCCCTTATCAACCATCGTTCACTCTAACATTGCTCGATAACGATTTGGTGGCTGTTTCCAAACCGCAGCAGGGATCGCAGTATCTTGGTCCAACATCACCTCATCCCCGGATGTACTGTGGATTCAATATACCAATCTCTG aCGCTGGCAATCGCAACATATCCTCACAAGGTTTAGTTTCTGGTAATAAGATGGAAACCCAAAGTGTCATAGTGAGCAAACCATACTCGGTTTCAACAACTTCTACTACGTCGACTTATCGAGGAATTGGTCATTCAATAACACGTCTTGCAGAATCAGAAAAAGGTGAAAATCAAGTAGGGAATAATCATGCCCAGTTTTATG TAACCAATGTAAAGTCTGATCaggaaagaaaagatactGTGAATATTCTTCTGCCTGCTACGAATGATAAACATAAACAGCCATCTACTCCACATACTCCCCATACACCACTCAGTAACCATGGTAGTGCTGAAATTTCCACAAATAAATCATATTCCATGGATGAAACACAGCTTAATGATATAGGCCCAAGTAAGGGTCCTTTTATGCTTGCTCCAACTCCAGCACAGCTTGGCCGAGCACCGTTACAAAGGAGACAATCAATGG CAATGCCTCCCACATCAACTGCAGGAGACCATGGGCCTCTGGTGTCTCAACATTGCGACAATCGTCCACAAACGAATACATCTCAAGCGACAGAGCAAATACAGCAACAACAAAATTTCTCAGAATCTCATGCTTCCCCATCACCATCTACTAAAAAGGGTTCTTTCTTCAAGAAAAATGTCGAAGATGGAATGGACCG AGTTCTCGAGCAAGTGAATTTCCAAGAAAAATTCTCGTCCTTACCAGAATTTAAACCAGAAGATATACAAAGTCCAAGTGCAATCACTATCAATACAGCGGGTTCATGTGGTCATGGTTCAGTAGTAACATCTGGCTTACATGCTTCAAATTTACAGTCGTCAATGCAAATACAAAGTTATCGAAAAAAATCTGCACAAGCACCTCATAGGCCCacaa TGAATGAGGACGACATCGAATCAGATACGTCAATATCTGCTACTCCAAAATCAACTTCCAGTGTCAAATTGACAGGAAACACGTTCTTTGGTCCAGATTTCAATGTTGATGCATATAGAACTAACACCGATCTAGTGGGAGATGTTGATGCTAGCTCTCCTAGGACACCAAAAACGCCTGGAGGAGGTGCTGGAAACTCTGTAGGAATTGGCAGGAGCGAAAATGACCGGGGTCATAGGAAAGTACTAGAGCAGCGTCGACACCTTGTAATGCAATTATTTCAAGAACACGGTTACTTTCCTTCAACGCAAGCTACTACAACTTTTCAAGCAAAACATTCAGATATATTTCCTAATAAGACAAGTTTGCAATTAAAGATTAGAGAGGTCAGGCAAAAATTAAAAGCTAATTCAACACCTATGAGTGCTAACAGTCTAGTGAGTCCACTACCTGTCTCTGAACCTTCACCTAACATAACTg GACCATTGACTGCTCCCCCTACGTCGATGGGAGCTCCACATATACTGCCTGTAAGCAGTAGTGGTAGCTAG